The Primulina tabacum isolate GXHZ01 chromosome 1, ASM2559414v2, whole genome shotgun sequence genome contains the following window.
ggaacaagtcttctgtttcattggaaaagatgcaagaattacaaaAACAGTCAGGAGATAGGAGTGGTCTCGGtttttgtaataatgaaggcacttctgaaacgaatactaagccaacactggatatgtgcaaagggaaatacattcactttgtgaaatccagtgtggtacaggAACCAGAGGTACCTACTGCTTCAgttgaaaggaatgtaaatcagatgaacagaagaatgcactatggtctgggttatgttaaaCCTAAGGAAAAAATTGACCAGAGTTCTAGATTCATAAAAGAATTCAACTCTGGAAGACAAcatcctatgaaggttaaaaaccaCCAGTACTACAACTCtaaacctgttcagaagagatacagactggaaaacagaaacagaagggaGGAACAACATTTTAATATGCatactgttagaaataacagaccttctgttgcacacacatcTTTGGATACCCGAAATACAAGGTCAccaagaattgtacaaatgtgggtcccCAAAGGACTGAtgaggcttggacccaaatagatttgggtaccagatactaaaatttgtgtttgcatgAACAGCAGAAGAAAGCAGAAGTCAGTAActctacatggtatctggacagtggatgctccagacacatgactggacagaaaaaccTACTTTCCGAGAtagtgagttgtactggaccaaagataacttttggagacaactcaaaaggtaaaaccatgggtaagggtaagattatccatggtaacataactatTAATGATGTGTTATTAGTTGACAATCTTTGTTACAATCTAATCAGCATTAGTCAactatgtgataatggttattctgtagcttttcagaagcattcATGTATAGTTAGAGATTCTGCTGAAACTACTGTGTTAACcggaaaaagagaaggcaatACTTACAGAGTCTCTTGGAACTCAAATCATGTCAATACTCCTACATGCTTAGTTGCTTCTCTTAGCAATAAACACTGGCTATGGCACAAGAAATTGAATCATctaaatttcaagtcaatcaattatctcaagaagcagaatatagttgatggattacctgatattaattttgttaaaaatcatgtttgttctgcttGTCAGCTTGGGAAACAGATAAGATCCAGTTTCAAGAACAAAGATAGCAAATCAACTTCAAGATGTCTGGAACTACTGCATATGGATGTTTTTGGTCCAATCCccatcatgagcttagggggaatgaaatatactcttgttgttattgatgatttttctagattcacttgggtaatatttctcgcaggaaaagatcaaaccagtagcctcttGATCAAGCTTTTGAaaaggattcaaaatgaaaaatctactaccatcattaaaatcagaagtgatcggggtactgagttcactaacaagtatcttgagttatatttgaatgaacaggggattcatcatgaatattcagatgccagaacacctcaacaaaacggagtagctgagaggagaaatagaactctaaaagaagcagctagaacaatgctagcagatgcagacacctctcagcgcttctgggctgaAGCTATCAATACTGCTTGTTACACGTAAAACAGATCTATGgtcaacaaaaggcacaatcagaccccttatgaaatatggaaagggaaGAAGCCtaacgtatcttattttcatgtgtttggttgcaaatgttttgtactaaataatggcaaaaatcatttaactgcatttgactcaaaatcagatgctggactattcTTGGTTACTCTGCTGTAAGCAAAGCCTTTAGAATcttcaacaatagaactcttaatgttgaagaatcaattcatgttgtcttcgatgaagacagcagtgctGCTGAAATTTCTAACATATCTGATTTAAGTAACAGGCTAGACATGATTCATTTGGAAAttgacagtgaagatgatgtagaagcaaacatcaaggatcttcaaaatccagaaccagacattccattAGTGGAACCAGAAGTACAGACTTTGGATCTACCAATACCAGCAGAAGACACTCAAGAACCTACTACTGGTTCTGTCGAGAACAATCTCAACATATCAAATCAGGAAGATGTCCCTTTAAATCCTTTTAtctggagaaaatctcatcctccatcattggttattggtaatccagcagcgcctttgagaaccagaaggcaaatgcttaatgaatacatgcatgctgcttttatatctcaggatgaaccaaagaaaattgaagaagctcttctggatcctagttggattgaagccatgcaagaagagctgaatcaattcaaacgaaatgaagtttggtttctagtacctagaccatctcaccaagctgtcattggaactcggtgggtatttagaaacaaactcaatgaagaaggcacagtggtgagaaataaagcaagattggtagctcaaggtttcagacaggaagaaggaatagactttgATGAGACCTACGTaccagtagcaaggctcgaagcaatcagaatattcttagcctttgctgctttcaagaatttcaaagtatatcaaatggatgtgaaaattTGTGGggtccttagctcctaatcgttattacaatgcaatctgattagggttaattaatcaCAGCGAAaaaagagtttaaaatttctttacaacgAGCCCAAAATATCTCTTCTgatatttaaatactaaaaatagtatctaaattcaaaacataaaacacgcccacacataatcaaaactaatcacatacaaacaactcatatcctcgggacatgccccggtatatagatacatatacatatatactgggaacaagacataaacataaaacctcagcccaagctgtggctccctccagaagtaccctctccggtctcctgatatcctggagtacctgccattgtccacacacaaagacaacaacagccccccttgggggtgagcaaagctccgtatggaacaaccaatcatatataccacagatatctaaacaatgatatatggtatgcaatgcatgtatgtcgtggaggtatcaggtcaaatgcccatccactgagcacatgtcagaatcaatcgaatcgctatcaaatcaaatcaatgctcgagctggcacaccggtcgatatgggaatacacgtatgatagcgtcgacgaagcgccatcaaTCCCacatctcatatccaatcatatggggccacaaatgtctatgttttaagggtcatgtaataccaaacatagcattgtgttcaaaaaccccggaatccaatccaatcatatcagggtatccaaggatcatagctcaacgtgcatgtcatgtatcgatgtatgcataaaatgatgtgtgttaacaaaacatttattttatacatcgatattcaattctccatgtcatgtatgccacattaATCAACAAgtaggcatatagacacatattctcaatccaatcaatcaaatcaatccaacatatatcatataatacagatacctgtcgtatgttacccggtcgcaacatatcTCAATTCTTtgttccagtcgatgtagcttgaagatatcagtataatactttatctacatcaataacatactcattttaatcaataacatactccaaaatcattaatatgagtttcaaatatcatttgaaacttcaataattcatatcaaattcaaatcatatcataattcaattccgacttcgaatatgagtttcttgtcggttattctactacatataagaaattcaacttcaaatacatgctattccagcactttgatctttcaagctgctggaactagaagaaaattacctcagttagaagccctcgacgcgaagatcacaaatatataatttgtttcgcgtttagacagcgtttcgaagtcgattcagacGAAAGAAATCGAATTCTCTAACTTTCCCTCGAAGTTGCTGAAATGAAATGACGaaggaaaagaagaaagaaagcaTTCTTATCTTCCAccgcttcggcgctcgggcggtagaattcttgcgcccgagcgcgagacattctgcccccgactttcaaatgcaccgcgctcgggcggtcaaaaactaccgctcgggcgcggcatgttctgtccaaaGACTCAAAATTTctacattggcgctcgggcggtcattttctaccgcccgggcgccactcgttctgtacaattatttatttttgtactatattggcgtccggcctttccaatcgagctcttacaaTGTCAATTCATATACAATAttcatttctcaatttcattatcataatatacatcaaatgtataatcacatatcaaattcataaattatcgataatcacttaagatttacgataacacgatacacggtccttacaaaagtgcttttctgaatggtctcttacaagaagaagtctacgtcgaacaacctccaggttttatcgatcatttctcacctcatcatgtatttaaattacacaaagcattatatggtctaaaacaggcacctagagcatggtatgacactctATCACAGTTTCTtattgatcatgattttaccatTGGAGCAGTAGATAAAACTTTGTTTACTTTAGTCAAGAATAAGCATACTCTTTTAGTACAGatctatgttgatgatatcatttttgggtcaactaaccccaaattatgtgcaaagtttggaaaattgatgcaggataaattcgaaatgagtatgatgggagaattaacattcttcttagGATTATAGAttaagcaactggaaactggaaTATTTATAAATCAAGCCAAGTACACCAAGGATCTTCTAAAAAAGTTCGgaatggaagcatgctctgctgcttctactccaatgagctcatctattaaacttgataaagatgaaagtggtattccagtagaggtaactcagtatcgcgGTCTTATTGGTTCATTATTATATCTAactgccagtagaccagatatcatgtttgctgtttgtatttgtgctagatttcaatctaaccccaaacaatctcattatattgctgctaaacgtattttgaagtacttgaaaggaactcaaaatgtcggcttatggtatcccaatgattcatcgttaaatcttattggatattcagatgctgattatgcaagTTGCAAACTAGAccgaaaagcacaagtggtttttgtcaatttcttggtgataggctgataTCCTGGTTTAGCAagaagcagacttccatagccacatctactgcagaagcagaatatctggctgctggaagctgctgctctCAGATATTGTGGATTCAGCAACAGTTAATGTAACACCTCGACCCAATAGCAATAAAAacacagcggaatttaaaattttctttcaaatggaaggaagtttcaaaatacatttctATAAAAATGTTTACATCAAAATCAATACATGATCATTTAAATGATATACAAAactacaaaatatcattcctatgatcatgctCCGAAAAGCCATCAAAAGATTTTCCTTCCAACatggtatgcatatgactccggcctcaatcaacgtcccggcccatcgctcttatctgcatcacatgaataactgaaatgagtataaaactcagcaagtggaactcttacatagcaatgacaTAACATACTCTGAAAAACATAGCAgtactctgaaacatgaatagcATAATAATaacataacaatgagatggtatttctctttactctggttggattgatatcaatagtatcTCTGGCTCTGGTGCTCGTATCCCTATCGATATAAaccgataactctgagggatataagcatATGGTCGTTGaccaactaattgcatgcaatctctgactatgtatctatcaatccataaatcaatttaaattctctctttggcatttaaaaaaacactttgtaaactcttttctcttgtattcccttttcaataattgagacataaactgcctccaatatatataacaagtgtatcaatacataaacatgaatcaaatgaagggaataacacattaaaaccattgaaataccatacatatattatcatgtgagcacaaaggatgaaattccacttactacacttggaaCACTTGAATCTAAGCTCTTGGTACACCACCTACAACAATAATCCATAAATAACACCATCATCAACTCAATAATCAAGAACCCAtgccaaataatccataaaaccaacataaacaacaaacccatatcatctctcttccaaaaccaagaaataacaataccaaaagcttaccttagcttcctagcaccaagaagaacttcgatcttaactcaaatcaccaactaaaagcttgaatcgaagataggaagtgaaagaaataaggaaccctagccttcccaaggagagaaatccgaaaatgagaggtgagaaatgagagaaatggagtCAACTCATCCAATTAAATCACTTAAAAACTCGAGCTGCgcgcgaccgcgggtgcgctcctaactctaccgcgggtgcggtgtcttctCGGCATAccattaaaaatccataaacgacgaccgcgggtgcggtacactccacaccgcgggtgcggtgtggcttcGACCAATCCATCAAAATTCTGAACAGTAGACCGCGGGGGCGCTGCTTGcactaccgcgggtgcggtctggtcaCGGCCAAGAAACATACCAACGCAACTAAAATCGATCCGAAACACTGAAACGAAACAACCAACACCAACTAACAACATCAAAACCACCAAGCAACTATAACCAATCATACTATAACCCATAAACACAACTCTTACATCTAAACCAAATAATCCAATAAACATacaaaacttaaaccgtaccgtacaccgggctcggctattacaatctcctcTCCTTATAGGAATTTCGTCCCcaaaattgacgtcactgcacaaacaactcaggatacttctctctcatctcatcctctggttcccacgttgcctcttcaatcaaatgattcctccaaaggactttaacaatgccgaactctttgtttctcaatactcTGACTTTGcgatccaaaatctgaatcggaatctcttggtaagtcaaattcggcgtcaaatccaatggctcgtggcgaagaacatgggaaggattcgcaatatacttcctgagcatcgacacatgaaaaacattgtgaactctgtcaagatctggcggtagggctaatctgtaggctcgatcaccaactctgtccaatatctcaaatggaccaataaacCTCGGGCTCAACTTacccttcttgccaaatcgcatcacacccttgagaggtgctatcttcaggAACACATGGttgccaacctcaaactgcaaaggCCTACGACGAacatctgcatagctcttctgtctcgactgtgctgtcttcatcctctcacggataacagcaacaacatcagcagtctgttggaccaactctggacccaacatcttcctctcaccaatctcgtcccaaaacaagggcgatctacacttcctgccataaagtgcttcatacagtgccatgccaatcgtcgcttggtagctattgttgtacgtgaactcaacaagaggcaactTAGAgtcccagctaccaggataatcaatagtacaagctctgagcatatcctctagaatctgaatgactctctctgactgaccgtcgctctgagggtgataaGCTGTATTGAAAGCTAACCgcgaacccatagctctgtgcaaactcttccaaaactctgaagtaaatctagggtcacgatcagacatgATCGACactggaacaccatgaagtctaacaatctctgctatgtaatcctcggcatactggttcatggaatacgtcgtcttgactgggagaaaatgcgctgacttggtcaatcgatcaacgataacccaaatggaattaaaacctttctgcgtcctaggaagaccagtcacgaaatccatcgtaatatgctcccatttccactgaggaatcggcaatgataacaatgtcccagcaggtctctggtgctcgatcttcacctgctgacaagttaggcactgagaaataaacacggcaatatctttcttcatacctggccaccaatagagtctacgaagatcctgatacatcttggtactgcctggatgtatcgaatacggcgcggtatgtgcctctgtcaaaatgtctcgccgaatatcatcaccaacaggaacacaaatacggcctctgaaagtcaccaaaccatctccattcgaACCAAACTCTGagttacctctctcctctgctctagctctcaactctgtcaactgaacatcatcagtctgctctctacggatcctgtccgtcaatgtagcccgaatgaccaacgctgaaaagcgagcaatggtccccggaaccaCGAAAGCAATCTCCTCTCTCTGCAAGTCCATCAACAATGGTTTCTGAATCAAAGAACTCAaggaagaactcgacttacgactcaaagcatccgctacaacattcgctttccctgggtggtaactgatcgtcacatcataatctttgacaagctctaaccacctcctctgtcgcatattgagctctttctgagaaaacagatacttcaaactcttgtggtctgtgaaaatttcacacttttcgccatataagtaatgtctccaaattttcagggcgaaaaccacagctgccagctccaaatcatgcgtcggataattcttctcataatctttcaactggcgagaagcataggcgaTAACCTtacctcgctgcatcaacactgcaccgagacccttcttcgacgcatcggtaaaGACAACAAAAtcttctgaaccactgggcaatgcaagaacaggagctgtcgtcaacttatccttcaactcttgaaatccactctggcaatcattggaccactcgaacttcacaGACTTCCTTGTCAGATTGGTCAATGGCAaggcaatcttggagaaatctgaaataaagCGACGATAATAACCAGCCAAACCAAGGAAACTGCGTACCTCAGAAACAGTGGTAGGAATAcgccacttctgaatcgcctctatcttcactggatcaacagcttaACCATCCTTCGAAACGACATGGCCTAGAAAAGAAATCTGATCCAACaaaaactcacacttcttcaacttagcatacagcctCTTCTCTCTTAACAACTGAAGGACAAATCTGAGGTGCTCTGAGTGAAGCTCTCgggtcttggaatagatcaagatatcatcgatgaagacaatgacgaagctatccaaataaGGCTTAAACACtcgattcatcaaatccataaagactgaaggagcattggtcagaccaaaagacatcacaagaaactcatagtgaccatacctggtctggaacgccgtcttagggatatctgactccctaaccttcaactgatagtagccagaccgaagatcaatcttcgaaaatacagtagccccatgcagctgatcaaacaaatcatctatccgtggcaacggatacttattcttgatagtcactttgttgagctccctGTAACCAATACACAGCCGCAAAGACctatctttcttcttgacgaaaagaaccggagctccccaaggcgaagaactcggacgaatgaaacctttatccaatagatcctgcaactgcgtcttcaactctttcatctcggtaggggccatcctatacggagccttagaaataggaaccgtacctggaaccaaatcaatcacaaactccacatctctgtccggcggcaaacccggcacatcatcctcaaaaacatcagcgaaatctctcaccacatcaatatcatcaatattcaacttcacaatattatccacatccacaatagAAGCCAGAAatccatcacaacctctacacaaTAATCTCtcagcctcaagacaagaaataataggaaggaccagcgaagtacctgcactggcgagcataccttccctattgccattaTCTGCAAATGATACCGTCTTAGCAacacaatcaatcactgcacggtaggttgatagccaatccatgccaagaataACGTCAAAGGCAACCATcgggataacaatcaaatcagcaaagACCTCTCGCTCATCTATACGCACAgaacacgcatacacaatagacgtcgggcacaatacatcccccgaaggcaaaacaacattgaactggaggggaagaacagaaggaactatacccaaagatctcaaaaataattcagacataaaagaatgagtagcaccagtatcaatcaatgtcgtagctactctgcctgaaattaaaatagcgctagagatcacagaagaatcatgatTTATACCTTCCTTAGTCATCGTAAAGAtacgaccctgcaccttctcttggCTAGCACCTCTTGGACAGTCTTTGGCAATGTGGCCTGCcgtgccacaacgataacaagaatgagtgccaaatctgcactctccccgatgatgTCTACCGCAtttgggacacaatggcttctcagGATCAGATGGGACTGTCGGTGGTCGAGGACTCGGCTCCAttttgcctttccccttgaatcGATCCTTGCCTCGCTGACTCGAACTCTGACCCCTCTGAGCAATGGCCTGGTGCCTCGCTTGCCTCTCcctggcaatgtctttctcgtcctgctcggccaacaaagccttagacacaatctctttgaaagtcacagctttggacatgttgatatctctTCTAATCTCAGCTCTAAGGCCTCtgatgaaatgagcacctttgtccTTGTCGTTGGAAGCAATGTACGGAGCAAACAaacaaccctcctcgaacttcagaatatACTCGTCCACATTCATGCtcccctgtcgaagctccaagaactccGTCACTTTCCTCGCTCGAAGTGCATCGGGAAAGtacttgtcgtagaaaagaTCAGTAAACTCTTGCCACTTAAGTGCTGGAACATCAACACCAACTTTGGTTGCATTCCACCATATGCGTGCagccttgactaacatgaaaactgcacaactgattctgtCTTTATCTTCGTAGTTGAGATGATCGAAGATCGCCTCAAGAGCCTTGATCCACTCCACGGCAACTAAAGGATCGGTGCTCCCTGCATACTctggcggatccatcctcttgaaaacAGAAAAGATGTCATCAGTACCAACAACTTGAGcaacttggcctctcacttgccCTCTACCTTGGCCTGCTCCTTGCAATCGAAGCAACTGctggatctgctcactatggaccttagcctgctctttcaacaacttgccgaactcgtcgacaactctagaAGAaaaactatcctcaccct
Protein-coding sequences here:
- the LOC142553909 gene encoding uncharacterized protein LOC142553909 — encoded protein: MPPKRKAVEGEDSFSSRVVDEFGKLLKEQAKVHSEQIQQLLRLQGAGQGRGQVRGQVAQVVGTDDIFSVFKRMDPPEYAGSTDPLVAVEWIKALEAIFDHLNYEDKDRISCAVFMLVKAARIWWNATKVGVDVPALKWQEFTDLFYDKYFPDALRARKVTEFLELRQGSMNVDEYILKFEEGCLFAPYIASNDKDKGAHFIRGLRAEIRRDINMSKAVTFKEIVSKALLAEQDEKDIARERQARHQAIAQRGQSSSQRGKDRFKGKGKMEPSPRPPTVPSDPEKPLCPKCGRHHRGECRFGTHSCYRCGTAGHIAKDCPRGASQEKVQGRIFTMTKEDNGNREGMLASAGTSLVLPIISCLEAERLLCRGCDGFLASIVDVDNIVKLNIDDIDVVRDFADVFEDDVPGLPPDRDVEFVIDLVPGTVPISKAPYRMAPTEMKELKTQLQDLLDKGFIRPSSSPWGAPVLFVKKKDRSLRLCIGYRELNKVTIKNKYPLPRIDDLFDQLHGATVFSKIDLRSGYYQLKVRESDIPKTAFQTRYGHYEFLVMSFGLTNAPSVFMDLMNRVFKPYLDSFVIVFIDDILIYSKTRELHSEHLRFVLQLLREKRLYAKLKKCEFLLDQISFLGHVVSKDG